The Parasteatoda tepidariorum isolate YZ-2023 unplaced genomic scaffold, CAS_Ptep_4.0 HiC_scaffold_26, whole genome shotgun sequence DNA window aaatcaATGAGAAAAACGGTATTTAGAGAACGTctgtttgattttgtaaattagtgAGGACTAATTACGTctgtttgattttgtaaattagtgAGGACTAATTACCATATTTGGCACTTCAGTAATATTTCGatcattataacaaaatttaatcaagcCTATATgtatttctttgatttaaagtcaattacaaaacatttggttgtagaattcaaaataaataattcccaGAATTCAGCTAATAATTTAGCTATTCATAttcaattatacatatttaaatcaagCAATATACCATATTTAGATGTTCACAAATAATGCTGCTAAGATATCGTGAAACACTTATTAAACTCAAAAAGCATGTTAATGAACACAGTTGGACGCGCATTTCAAACTACAAgcattttattctgtattttcaacttctttcataaatattgtCTTTTCTAAGAATTAAAGACAAAGATTTTTATGATATCGTTCATTAGCATAAATTACTTAGTATGTTGTATTAAAttagagttttttcttttctaagaaaaagaaaagactgAAAATCAATAGTTGTTTATACAAGGTTGGCATAGAtgatatacatttataatagtGGTTGCAAATTTACGTCAtttgaattttgagttttaaaacaaaatatgttcaGTTTAGAGTTTTGAATCGTCTAAAAAGTTACACTACGAACCCAAAGTCTGGGACTAATATGTCCTGTAATAGTTATGCTTAGTGTTTAaataagaaaggaaaagaaagtaCCTAATTCTTCTTTTGGTTCTTAAGCTtgggtttcaaaataaaatggaacattttttttttctgcagccANAGTTGCCAATTCTTTCAGCCATGTCTTGATCTAAACCTCGAAGCAAGATAGAATGAATCGTGACATCCAACCCAATTCCAGCTATAAATTCAGCTCATTCCAAAGCAACATATGAGGAAccaataattaaagtttttccaGGACTTTTCTCCAAATAGAAGAGAGCATCactaacagagaaaaaaataatagcaattaaCATTTCATATAAAGTATGTTGAGATCATAATTTTCATCCCTAgtagataacaaaaattaaaaaataatctacgaATTGTTATAatagttaacaaaaataaaaaaaattctacgaaTAACCTTTTGTAGGTTGATATTACTCCTGCCTTTAATAGGGCAGGTTGAagcttaaaaaccattttaaaatctaaatgtatatatacctttgtatatatattttgttttccctTCCAAGTAGAAATAACCTTTTACGCTTCGCAATTTTAAGTAatgtgctaaataaattttattttataaatcaatctcaatcacttaaatttaatagaaaacatGTACCTATAGATGCAAGCACTctaatctgttaaaaaaaaaactatgaacgAATAAGGTTTAcagaattcagaaaaataaatataattatcataatattttatttagttcttttcaaatatttaagtctACGTAACTATACTTCGTTGGATTTCCAGTTAAAGGGAAAGTATAATAAGTTTTAACGGCAAATAATGGAACGCTGACACTTAAGGATGAATAATGTTCTAGATTCCAAAATAATAACTTACTTATGTCTCTTAGGGTTGTTGCAGAAGGAAGGATCTAAGCCGGaaggataaaaatttaagcCGGGTACTTTTTGGAGTACCTCGGTCTTTTGGGGAGGCTAAATGGAGGATCGGTCTTTAAGAACTGTTTGCTGGATTCAATTAAAAGTGCAAGCCTCGTGCTTCGCCTCCCAGGGTTTCCTCTTCGCCTCCGAGCCTGAGGCTGCTGAGGAACAGGTGGTGGTGTTGGCACTTGGGGGGCTTGCACTGGAGGTACTTGCACTGTTGGCGATGCTGATGGAGGTGATGCTGATGGAGGTGATGCTGATGGAGGTGATGCTTGTGGAGGTGCTGCTTGTGGAGGTGCTGCTTGTGGAGATGATGCTTGTGGAGGTGATGCTTGTGGAGGTGATGCTTGTGGAGGTGATGCTTGTGGAGGTGATACTAATGGAGGTGATGCTAATGGAGGTGATGCTAGTGGGGGTGATGCTAGTGGGGGTGGCGGCAATGTTGACGGTGGGGGTGGTGGCAGAGATGATGGTGGTGGAGAACTTATAGATGCCAAAACACAAGGTCTGAGAAATTTTATGCCTTCTTCCTGCATGTAGTTACCAATTCTTTCAGCCATGTCTTGATCGAAACCTCGAAGCAAGATAGAACGAACCGTGACATCCAACCCAATTCTTGCTATAAATTCAGCACATTCCAGAGCAACATATGAAGATCCAATAACTAACGTTTTTTCCAGGACTTTTCTCCAAACAGAAGAGATCATCactaacaaagaaaaaaataacaaaaatgaaaaaaataatctacgaATAACCTTTTGTAGGTTGATATTACTCCTCCCTTTAATAGGGCGGGTAGAGGCAAATCTTTACCTTAGTACAAagatgttaagtgaataattttaactttagtagaaaaaaaaattctgcatagaAACAATTATTACAAAGCAATCATCGGAGTTGCAGAGCGGCAGCGAACAGGGAGCTCAACTCCCTAGTTATGActtaatattataacaaaattgatgaagaaaaataatttttatttattttgaaccacTTTTCAATGCGAACTAAACAtggaatttttcatttcatatgaggtagaaaactaaaatgcagcaatgaatatatttaataaaagatattataattttatttaacttggaCCTctccttaaattaatttaattagaattaattactttatctttattttatttaaaggttgAAAACTAAAACGGTGATGTGTTacttttaagtacattttttctaaaactaaaaacttttatcCTAAATTAGATAAGgggtaataacaataattaaaaagaatgaaaatgtttgaaaaccattaaagtaaactaaataatgaatcataaaaagaaattaatattaagtgaaaattaaaatgagaattCTTCTAGCCACTGTATCAAAGGTTAGGATTTAGAGAAATGTTTATCCtaaaccattatttaaattatttactatactttcagtttaataaacagttgaaaacacaatttatttttttttaatttacttcttagaaaaaagtaaaaaaataaggttttattaaaatgaaagatgttttaaaaacaaatcaaaagatagatcataaaaataaactatagcaaatgaaaagtaaaatccaAATTCATTTACCCACCATATCCAAGAGAATTAtagtaaacaaaaacaatgcttttgcataaataaattttattttataaatcaatcttaatcacataaatttaatagaaaacaaatacCTATAGATAGATGCAAGTATtctaatatgttaaaaaacaaaaactataaacgAATAAGTTTCAcagaattcagaaaaataaatattattatcataatattttattcagttcttttcaaatatttaagtctACTTAACTATACTTCGTTGGATTTCCAGTTAAAGGGAAAGTATAATAAGTTTTAACGGCAAATAATTGAACGCTGACACTTAAGGATGAATAATGTTCTAGATTCCAAAATAATAACTTACTTATGTCTCTTAGGGTTGTTGAAGACGGAAggatcttttaaaatatttaagctggGTACTTTTTGGAGTACCTCGTTCTTTTTGGAAGGCTGAATGGAGGGTCGGTCTTTAAGAAGTTCTTGCTGGATTCAATTAAAAGTGCAAGCCTCGTGCTTCGCCTCCCAGGGTTTCCTCTTCGCCTCCGAGCCTGAGGCTGCTGAGGAACAGGTGGTGGTACTGGGGGGGCTTGCACTGGAGGAACTTGCACTGGAGGTGATGCAGGTGGTGATGCAGGTTGAGGTGATGCAGGTTGAGGTGATGCAGGTTGAGGTGATGCAAGTGGAGGTGATGCAAGTGGAGGTGATGCAGGTTGAGGTGATGCTAGTGAAGGTGATGCAGGTAGGGGTGATGCAGGTAGGGGTGATGCAGGTGGGGAAGATGGTGGTGGAGAACTTGCAGATGCCAACGGAGGAGAAATTGGTGCTGGACTAATTGTTGGTACAACAGGTGATGGTAGAGTTGGTGACGGCTGGAGGGCAAGCGGTGGTGAAGGCTTCTGGACAGACGACAGATCCATCGTTGGAGAAGTAGGTGGTATGACTTCTTCAGCTTCAATGGGAAAGCTGTTATTTAAGCTGTCCTGGATGGATCTTCTGAGGCCGGAGCTGCTCTCTTCTATATCTGCATCTAATCTGCTCCGGGCCTCTTCAAATGATAGACCTTGCGACACCCTGTCGATGAATCTAGAAGCGAGCATCACCATGGTTTCATTGGCCAGGGATGTCGCAATTAAGCTGGCGTGGTCTATCATTTGGTTTCGTTGTTCGTTCCTCCTTCGCCTGTCCTGTTCCTCTTTCTGTTTTCGGAACTCATGGGCTCGCCGACGTTCCTCTTTGGCGAATTCCACCGTTGTCCTCCGTCTTTTCTCAGCCATCTCCTTCTCCTGCCGCTGTTTTCTGACCTAAAATGTATTccaatattacataaaaatcaatcataTTTANCCATTATTCTAATTACTCTTAACATGTGCTCAGTAGATTCATTTTTCtcaatctataaaataaaacaattacaaacATTGTAAGAAACAACATATTTTGTACACATACAAATGGTCCTTATTTTTAAGAGCAAGTACattgaactaataaaaaaaaaatttaaaaacaatttataatacaCAAAAGAATAATCTTTCCATAAAATgtagatcaaataaaaaaaaaactatttcacagGAAAACAGTACAAAGTgtacaaaaaaatgtatttatttcaaaagtataatCAAGTTATGAATTTATTCCTCATAAATGTTCAATGtgcaataattttgttatacaaTATAAATCAAGACTGAAATGACCTCCTTACCGAACTTTAGGTACCATGTCTNAATATTTGGCAGTCTAATGAACTccataaattttgagtttaaattctacaaattttataatgcttacaaatttttcagattgcaaAACAATTGCGAAAATAGTATAGTCTTCAATAAACagcattattttatatgatgtaagaactttaaaaaaaatgttatgacttaaaaaaaaatgcagtcttgaaaaggaaaataaataaataaaaattacatacttgGGATTAACTTTTACACCAACAGTTTCTAATCCAATGCCAGTAGTACAGGAATCACCACCAATAGCAAATAATACCTGAAAAATTTGttggtaaaaaatttacaaaatagcaTAACAAAGTAAAGCATAATTGTATCAAGACATCAAACACGATTACTTACTATATCATATTCATCAGCAATTTCTTCACCTGATTCCATTATTCCAATTACTCTAAACATGTGTTCAGCAGATTCATTTTTCtcaatctataaaataaaacaattacaaacATTGTAAGAAACAACATATTTTGTACACATACAAATGGTCCTTAATTTTAAGAGCAAGTACattgaactaataaaaaaagaatttaaaaacaatttataatacataacaatatattttaacataacataagaataacaatatatttccaTATAATGtagagtaaattaaaaaaaactatttcataggaaaacaatacaaagtgtacaaaaaatatttatttatttcaaaagtataatCAAGTTATGAATTCATTCCTCATAAATGTTCAATACgcaataattttgttatgcacTATACATCAAGGCTGAAATGACCTTCTTACCAAACTTTAGGCACCACGTCTGTATCGATGCTGGAAATTGCAGCTGATACGGGCTTACAAATCAATTATGATTTAACTACTTGGAGATTCTTTACTAACCCTCACAGGAAAAAATTACATAGAGTGAAATCTGGAGAGCATAGCTGCTTATGCATGAGTGAATTGTTTGTGGTAGATACATAACCAATCGACCCCTGTATTAACATGTTataaatagttgtttttcaGCCCCTTTTGTTGTCACAAGNTTCATCAGCAATTTCTTCACCTGATTCCATTATTCTAATTACTCTAAACATGTGTTCAGCAGATTCATTTTTCtcaatctataaaataaaacaattacaaacATTGTAAGAAACAACATATTTTGTACACATACAAATGGTCCTTATTTTTAAGAGCAAGTACattgaactaataaaaaaagaatttaaaaacaatttataatacacaaaagaataatatttccataaaatgtagatcaaataaaaaaaaaactatttcacagGAAAACAGTACaaagtgtacaaaaaaaatgaatttatttcaaaattataatcaagATATGAATTTATTCCTCATAAATGTTCAATGtgcaataattttgttatacaaTATAAATCAAGGCTGAAATGACCTCCTTACCGAACTTTAGGTACCATGTCTGTATCGATGCTGGAAATTGCAGCTGATACTggcttaaaaatcaattatgattttattacttGGAGATTCTTTACTAACCCTCAcaggaaaaaattacttaaagtgAAATCTGGGGCTGCCAAGGCATGAGTGAATCGTTCGTGGTAGATACATAACCAATCGACCCCTGTATTAACATGTTataaatagttgtttttcaGCCCCTTTTGTTGTCACATAATTGTTAAAGATGATTGGACTCTTTAGTGCCATTTATTGACCACCattcaaaattacttataatactTCGCCATGTATGTAAATtgttaatgaaaacatttatttcatgttGCATAGTAAACCTACTAAGCAACATTGGAAAATTGGATTGAGAAACATTGACAATTCTAGGTGAGCCTCAATAAAATTAGGATTTAGTTGTTTAATCAATAACATTGAAATCAggcttttattttgatttgcttaGTATTTCCTAAAGTTATGAATTTGGCAGACCTAGCTTTGAACATGGAATTTTGTTCAGATAATGAANAGCAGATTCATTTTTCtcaatctataaaataaaacaattacaaacATTGTAAGAAACAACATATTTTGTACACATACAAATGGTCCTTATTTTTAAGAGCAAGTACattgaactaataaaaaaagaatttaaaaacaatttataatacacaaaagaataatatttccataaaatgtagatcaaataaaaaaataaactatttcataggaaaacaatacaaagtgtacaaaaaaaatttatttatttcaaaagtataatCAAGTTATGAATTTATTCCTCATAAATGTTcaatgtgcaaaaattttgttatacaaTATAAATCAAGGCTGAAATATCCTCCTTACCGAACTTTAGGTACCATGTCTGTATCGATGCTGGAAATTGCCGCTGATACTggcttaaaaatcaattatgattttattacttGGAGATTCTTTACTAACCCTCAcaggaaaaaattacttagagTGAAATCTGGGGCTGCCAAGGCATGAGTGAATTGTTCGTGGTAGATACATAACCAATCGGCCAAGATTgcgaaaacgttgaatagaacaatgcaCGCATTGAGGGGATTTGATTATCGACTACATCaatcttcatctatcaaaaggtacctcaagatagaatcaagtgtattatatactagtgaattggtattcaaTGTTTagagtggtagttacgccacagcataatacgtggcgaaaatcgacatgagaatgaaaaaaatctcattttcgataATCtcattttaagcactttttgaaaacaaccaatgaaaaaagcacctttaagtactttttaaaaacgctacgcaccatgatGATTTGcctttatggaaaaaaatactttcatttttaaaaatttatatatatacagtgaaactttAATTATTCGAAAGGTTGTAACTTGAAGTTTCGATAAATTAGTATATAGAAGTATTTTAGTCACTCCAGAGAAAATTACGCCACagcataatacgtggcgaaaattgacatgagaatgaaaaaaatctcattttcgaaaagggaaaattaagcactttttgaaaacaaccaatgaaaaaagcaccttggtttaaaaaaaaacaaaataagcacctttaagtactttttaaaaacgctacgcatcATCATGATTTGcctttatggaaaaaaatactttcatttttaaaaatcccaaacaatgaatttaaaactacccacaacttatatatatatacagtgaaactttAATTATTCGAAAGGCTGTAACTTGAAGTTTtgataaattagtattttcgtAACTTagtcatttaaataaactagtATTTAGAAGTATTTTAGTCACTGCAgagaaaatttcagttttaacacaaaatttctATCAATTACTTGAAGctctataactattttttttccatgataattagaagaaatttgtgCTTCccgaattctaaaatataagaaaatatacataaaagatattttatttgaattattttagtaaaaggtatttataataaatcatttaaaccaGAGTTTTTCAAAGTTCGCACCGGGGGGCATGGAATAATTATCCcgagtaaagaaaaaatttttaaaatttgaatattttacaacaGACATGAGGCAAAGTTTGTATTTGAGAGAATTTTATTCTACcaaattaaaacacaattttggCTGAAAAACAAATTCTCCAAAATCAGACAGCCCATTAAACGATAGTTATCAGAGTAAATAggaaatgttttgtaaaacattattttaaataaaactgtgggggaaattttaaactgaaaacattATGTTTGGGGTACATATTAGGCTCAAAGAATTTTTTGCACCTCTGTTAATATGCATGTGAGAAGAATCTTAAAAGAATCAGAAAAATGCAAGCAGTGTTTTTGTAATCATTGTGCTAATAAGTAAGAAACTAAGTTCTAATCATTGCGCTATATCTTTagtggttttatttattttaaatttatgagggTTCTTTAACCTTATGATTTATGCAATGACATTGACTTCAGTTGTTCTGTGATcttatttccattattattgtatttataaaatttttaacagcttatatattctgaaaattgTCATGGCTTGATATGTGCACAGCTGTATAGACGttgaatattacaaatttttgatgTACTGTTGTTGTATAACAGAGTTTCCACCcttttaacaaagcaaaaattaagcataaaatacaaaattgtattaCACTAACTACTAGAAATTAATGCTTTAGGGTCTGGAAGTGTTTCAGGTTTACTTCCCACCAGGTATAATTATACTGTAAATATGACAACACGCAGTATTATTGCCTTATATGCAACATTGTACCCAGTAAGTAAAAGTTCTACGCTATGTTTACTGCATTCTTACATTCACAATTTCAAGTTGTAGAATACATTAAACTCAATTTTGATACTTGTTAAacatattattgaataataaataggTTAGAAACCCACAGAACAAGATGTAAAtattcttgaattaattttaaaataaaaatggtctAATATCATAGAAAGGTTTCAAcctaattataataagtttaaaagtatCTTATTAATTATCCGtctgaattttttgttatttaaaacgCTAGAAGATTTCAGGTTTCATCgcgattcaaaataaaagtcaaaacaacatttttaaaaaactcaggGCAGTTTCTGATGCAAtacatactaaattttttttaaggggaAATGGAGGGCGGAAAAAAGTAGTGTAATCCCCCGATTTGAAAGTTTGCTTATGAGgcatatttctttaattcccaacaacataaaaaaagaaaaggggaaataacagtcaacaccttcaaataaaaaattaa harbors:
- the LOC122272200 gene encoding uncharacterized protein, giving the protein MAEKRRRTTVEFAKEERRRAHEFRKQKEEQDRRRRNEQRNQMIDHASLIATSLANETMVMLASRFIDRVSQGLSFEEARSRLDADIEESSSGLRRSIQDSLNNSFPIEAEEVIPPTSPTMDLSSVQKPSPPLALQPSPTLPSPVVPTISPAPISPPLASASSPPPSSPPASPLPASPLPASPSLASPQPASPPLASPPLASPQPASPQPASPQPASPPASPPVQVPPVQAPPVPPPVPQQPQARRRRGNPGRRSTRLALLIESSKNFLKTDPPFSLPKRTRYSKKYPA